One Bacillota bacterium genomic region harbors:
- the yyaC gene encoding spore protease YyaC yields the protein MRKFLAGSQPHYAKIRYTQPDARSALAKAIGDVFTDSACPIQDVLVLCIGTDRSTGDSLGPLVGSQLLAGNPGFRVLGCLEQPVHAANLVQTLDALQENPPGRIIAVDASLGNMDSVGLVNIGRGALQPGAGVNKRLPAVGDMYITGIVNVGGFMEYFVLQNTRLSVVIRMSELIGFGLITALGTLGMAAKNT from the coding sequence ATGCGCAAATTTTTAGCCGGCAGCCAACCACATTATGCAAAGATCCGCTATACGCAACCTGATGCCCGGTCAGCTTTGGCGAAAGCGATTGGAGACGTCTTTACGGATAGCGCTTGTCCAATTCAAGATGTGTTGGTGCTCTGCATTGGCACCGACCGCTCAACAGGGGATAGCTTGGGCCCCTTGGTAGGCTCGCAGCTATTGGCAGGCAACCCCGGATTTCGGGTGCTTGGCTGCCTGGAGCAACCAGTCCACGCGGCAAACTTGGTCCAAACGCTTGATGCCCTTCAGGAAAACCCTCCCGGCAGAATCATTGCTGTGGATGCGAGCTTGGGAAACATGGACAGTGTAGGCTTGGTTAATATCGGCCGGGGAGCATTACAACCAGGGGCGGGTGTCAACAAACGTTTGCCGGCAGTTGGAGACATGTATATAACCGGTATAGTGAATGTAGGCGGCTTTATGGAATATTTCGTTTTACAGAATACCAGGCTTTCGGTTGTGATTAGGATGTCTGAACTAATTGGGTTTGGCTTGATTACTGCCTTGGGAACACTTGGGATGGCCGCAAAAAACACATAA
- a CDS encoding DUF951 domain-containing protein: protein MYKPGDVVELKKPHPCGSNRWTIIRVGMDFRFQCQNCKRSVLVERKKAEKAIKKLLDSSD from the coding sequence ATGTACAAACCTGGTGATGTTGTTGAACTAAAAAAACCGCATCCTTGCGGCAGTAATCGTTGGACAATCATCCGGGTGGGAATGGATTTTCGTTTTCAATGCCAAAACTGCAAGCGTTCAGTGCTGGTGGAGAGAAAAAAAGCGGAAAAAGCAATAAAAAAGTTGTTGGATTCGTCAGATTAG
- a CDS encoding 30S ribosomal protein S6: protein MRNYELIYVVKPDLDEEALNQLQEKITSIITQQGGQTTEVNEWGKRRLAYEINDYREGVYVEVSFVGNNAVVQELDRVIKITDSVIRHLIVRPQE, encoded by the coding sequence ATGCGAAATTATGAACTGATTTATGTTGTCAAGCCCGATTTGGATGAAGAGGCTTTGAACCAACTGCAGGAGAAAATCACTTCTATTATCACCCAGCAAGGCGGACAGACTACCGAAGTAAATGAATGGGGCAAACGGCGTCTGGCCTATGAAATTAACGACTACCGCGAGGGTGTGTATGTAGAAGTTTCTTTTGTCGGTAACAATGCTGTGGTCCAGGAGTTAGACCGGGTAATTAAGATTACCGACAGTGTTATCAGGCACCTGATTGTTCGTCCACAAGAGTAA
- the ssb gene encoding single-stranded DNA-binding protein, with product MLNRVILIGRLTKDPELRYTPNTGVAVATFMLAVDRSFTNRDGEREADFIPIVVWRKTAENCANYLAKGSLVAVDGRIQVRSYEQDGQRRYITEVVAEDVRFMPRSVQSGQTGQTAQSGQQVGQESSGLDSYGRDVDDEDIPF from the coding sequence ATGTTAAACCGGGTTATCCTGATTGGCCGACTTACCAAAGATCCTGAGTTGCGCTATACCCCCAATACGGGAGTTGCTGTGGCAACCTTTATGCTGGCGGTGGATCGCTCCTTTACCAATCGGGACGGCGAGCGGGAGGCGGATTTTATCCCCATCGTCGTTTGGCGTAAGACTGCCGAGAACTGTGCCAATTACCTGGCGAAGGGTAGTTTGGTCGCAGTAGATGGCAGGATTCAGGTTCGCAGTTATGAGCAGGACGGTCAGCGGCGCTATATTACCGAGGTTGTAGCTGAAGATGTTCGGTTTATGCCCCGTTCTGTTCAGAGTGGACAAACCGGGCAAACTGCCCAGTCGGGACAACAGGTCGGGCAGGAAAGTTCCGGCCTAGACAGCTATGGCCGGGACGTCGATGACGAAGACATCCCATTTTAG
- the rpsR gene encoding 30S ribosomal protein S18 → MRRERGRKRKRVCSFCVDKIDHVDFRNADKLRRYISDRGKILPRRITGNCARHQRQLTLAIKRSRFLALMPYSTE, encoded by the coding sequence ATGCGCAGAGAGAGAGGTCGTAAGCGCAAAAGAGTGTGCAGTTTCTGTGTTGACAAGATTGACCATGTCGACTTCAGAAATGCTGACAAACTGCGTAGATATATATCCGACCGGGGAAAGATTCTACCCCGTCGTATTACCGGGAACTGTGCCCGCCATCAACGCCAACTTACTTTGGCGATTAAGCGGTCGCGTTTTTTGGCCTTAATGCCGTACTCAACTGAATAG
- a CDS encoding 50S ribosomal protein L9 codes for MKVILKQNVKGIGKAGDIKDVADGYARNFLLPRGLAVEADAKSMQDLEKHAAKKKSQANRQRAEAETLREKIETETFTYAVKAGEGGRLFGSVTGKDIAELLAREGVRVDRRKINLPEPIKQLGDHEVEVRLHPGITAVLKLKVVGAE; via the coding sequence GTGAAGGTAATTCTCAAGCAAAATGTCAAAGGTATCGGCAAGGCCGGAGATATTAAAGACGTAGCCGATGGTTATGCGCGCAATTTCTTGTTGCCCAGAGGACTTGCTGTGGAGGCAGATGCCAAATCAATGCAAGATCTTGAAAAGCATGCGGCAAAGAAAAAATCGCAAGCTAACCGTCAGCGGGCAGAGGCGGAAACACTTCGCGAGAAAATAGAAACGGAGACTTTTACTTATGCTGTCAAAGCTGGTGAAGGCGGTCGCCTTTTTGGTTCTGTAACCGGCAAAGACATCGCTGAATTGCTGGCCAGAGAAGGGGTCCGCGTCGACAGACGCAAAATTAATCTTCCAGAGCCAATTAAGCAGCTTGGTGATCATGAGGTGGAAGTTAGATTACATCCTGGTATTACAGCAGTTCTGAAATTGAAGGTTGTTGGTGCCGAGTAA
- a CDS encoding adenylosuccinate synthase: MPALVVVGTQWGDEGKGKITDYLASKADIVVRYQGGNNAGHTIKNGASTHKLHFIPSGILHEGTLCVLGNGMVIDPLELQAEIARLQKSGVNTSNLRLSNRAHLILPYHKLIDGLTEERRGPNKIGTTRKGIGPAYMDKAARCGLRVVDLLDKEEFPARLAENIRDKNLLLQRYYDVPGLETSAVLENLLTVAELLRPYVDDTSALINDALDAGKRVVFEGAQATLLDLDHGTYPFVTASNPVAGGVCIGAGVGPTRIDKVLGVAKAYTTRVGDGPFPTELFDDTADEIRQRGNEYGTTTGRSRRVGWLDGVILRYARSVSGLDMLCLTLLDVLSGFDVLKICTHYELDGQATTRFPASIRELGRSNPVFKELPGWQEDISTCATWDELPENAKNYVREVENISGVPVTMISVGPKREQTIVRGDVF; this comes from the coding sequence ATGCCGGCTTTGGTTGTTGTAGGTACTCAATGGGGCGATGAGGGAAAGGGAAAGATAACTGATTATCTGGCCAGTAAGGCGGATATTGTTGTGCGCTATCAAGGAGGCAATAATGCCGGACACACAATTAAAAACGGCGCCTCTACCCATAAGCTACATTTTATCCCATCGGGCATTTTGCATGAAGGCACTCTCTGTGTGCTGGGGAACGGGATGGTTATTGACCCCCTGGAACTACAGGCAGAAATTGCACGTTTGCAAAAGTCCGGTGTCAATACAAGTAATCTTCGGTTAAGCAACCGTGCACATTTAATATTACCATATCATAAGCTGATTGACGGACTTACAGAAGAACGCCGCGGGCCCAACAAGATCGGGACAACTCGTAAGGGTATCGGGCCGGCTTATATGGATAAAGCTGCCCGCTGCGGCTTACGTGTCGTTGATTTGCTGGATAAAGAAGAGTTCCCGGCTCGGCTGGCAGAAAATATACGCGACAAAAATCTTTTGCTGCAGCGTTATTACGATGTTCCCGGGCTGGAAACAAGCGCCGTTCTGGAAAATTTGCTCACTGTAGCGGAACTGCTGCGTCCATATGTTGATGACACATCGGCTTTAATTAACGATGCTCTGGACGCGGGTAAAAGAGTAGTGTTTGAAGGGGCGCAGGCGACATTACTGGATCTTGATCACGGTACCTATCCCTTTGTCACAGCGTCTAATCCCGTTGCCGGCGGCGTCTGCATTGGCGCTGGTGTGGGGCCCACTAGGATTGACAAAGTTTTGGGTGTTGCCAAAGCATACACAACGCGGGTTGGAGATGGGCCATTCCCCACCGAATTATTTGATGACACCGCTGACGAAATTCGCCAGCGCGGTAATGAATACGGGACTACCACCGGCCGTTCCAGACGGGTGGGTTGGCTTGATGGCGTGATTTTGCGCTACGCCCGCAGCGTCAGTGGCTTAGATATGCTCTGCCTCACTCTGCTGGATGTACTCAGTGGGTTTGATGTCTTGAAAATCTGCACCCATTATGAGTTGGACGGACAGGCAACCACCCGGTTCCCAGCCAGCATCCGTGAGCTGGGCCGTTCTAATCCAGTGTTTAAGGAGCTGCCTGGGTGGCAAGAAGATATTAGCACATGCGCCACTTGGGATGAGCTCCCCGAAAACGCCAAAAATTATGTGCGTGAAGTGGAGAATATTTCCGGAGTGCCGGTGACGATGATTTCTGTGGGACCAAAACGGGAACAGACGATTGTTAGGGGCGACGTCTTTTAA
- a CDS encoding M23 family metallopeptidase — MVNREIAARTVKCAVAMILLVALGCGLVFTGLNLVEPQFVYAVYVEDDLIGYVPSLDEYQKMVTQITARAEAHWDCNLIVNEEIRVEQVRQWSPSLSQAKTEAYLENMLTYITSGWAIKVDGQTVAILEAEEEAEAALEEFQARYHPNSRNRELLSLSLLEEVRIEQVAVEPEDLYSYDQCLAVLQTGQQNSDSYRVQRGDTLSGIARSNNLSMSELREANPNVNGDFIQVGQVLNLESTSPLLHVKTVEELRVTESISPPVKYNSSGSLWYYQSQVVESGSAGSRDVVYRVELLNGIEQKRTTERVDVTKQPSTRVVTRGTSRWPSRSTGMFRWPLDSGRISDYFGSRRWGRRHLGVDIAASPGTPIRAAAGGTVSTAGWHNSYGYYVIIEHGSGYSTLYAHMRTSPSVSVGQSVSSGQVIGQVGSTGQSTGAHLHFEVRHNGNHVNPLNFFAP; from the coding sequence GTGGTGAATAGAGAAATTGCAGCACGGACTGTAAAATGCGCGGTAGCTATGATACTATTGGTTGCTTTAGGCTGCGGCCTGGTTTTCACGGGACTGAATTTGGTTGAACCGCAATTTGTGTACGCAGTCTATGTCGAAGATGACCTTATTGGTTATGTCCCGAGCTTGGACGAGTATCAAAAAATGGTTACACAAATCACTGCCAGAGCGGAAGCACACTGGGATTGCAATCTGATTGTCAACGAAGAAATTCGTGTTGAACAAGTCCGGCAATGGTCACCATCTTTGTCGCAGGCAAAGACAGAGGCCTATTTAGAGAATATGCTAACCTACATAACCAGTGGCTGGGCAATTAAAGTTGATGGTCAGACAGTAGCTATTTTAGAAGCTGAGGAAGAAGCTGAAGCAGCTTTGGAGGAGTTTCAGGCTCGGTACCACCCAAATTCCCGAAACCGTGAATTGTTATCATTGAGTTTGTTAGAGGAAGTGCGAATTGAACAGGTGGCCGTTGAACCGGAAGATTTATACTCCTACGATCAATGCTTGGCTGTTTTGCAGACAGGGCAGCAAAACTCAGACTCTTATCGTGTGCAAAGAGGAGATACACTGAGTGGCATCGCCAGGTCAAATAACTTATCCATGTCAGAGCTACGCGAGGCAAATCCCAATGTTAACGGCGACTTTATTCAGGTGGGACAGGTTCTTAACCTGGAGAGCACTTCTCCTCTGCTTCATGTAAAGACTGTAGAGGAACTACGTGTTACCGAGAGCATTTCACCGCCGGTGAAGTATAATTCCTCGGGCAGCCTGTGGTATTATCAAAGTCAGGTTGTTGAATCCGGTTCCGCTGGCAGCCGCGATGTTGTGTACCGGGTTGAGCTGCTCAATGGAATCGAGCAGAAACGCACCACCGAAAGGGTGGATGTGACCAAGCAGCCCAGCACCAGGGTAGTGACCCGCGGCACATCTCGCTGGCCTTCCCGCTCAACGGGGATGTTTCGGTGGCCGCTGGACTCGGGAAGAATTAGCGATTATTTTGGCTCAAGGCGTTGGGGACGCAGACATCTAGGTGTCGACATCGCTGCCAGTCCAGGGACGCCAATTCGCGCAGCGGCAGGTGGTACGGTAAGCACCGCTGGCTGGCATAATTCCTATGGCTATTATGTGATTATTGAGCATGGCAGCGGCTATTCTACTCTTTATGCCCATATGCGCACAAGCCCGTCAGTCTCGGTTGGCCAGAGTGTAAGTAGCGGCCAGGTCATCGGCCAAGTGGGAAGCACCGGACAAAGCACCGGTGCCCATCTCCACTTTGAAGTTCGCCACAATGGAAACCATGTAAATCCGCTCAACTTTTTTGCGCCTTAA
- a CDS encoding LysM peptidoglycan-binding domain-containing protein, with product MKKSVAAILTILSLFAFFVLAGYFYYQPGFVYAVSVNGQDIGAVSNPDEYTGVLAELLEVEEEKTGLNLGFAEEVSARREFQLQPEPDAEQVEARLKNLTTFKATSCAVLIDGEVRFFVDTEDTAQLALETAKAQFVGNGDNVQTVSVQEDIRFIEQVVDPDQVIEADQAVSLLIQGRETVDTYTVQRGDNLWAISRSANVSEASLKEANPDLKETNVVYEGQELNLVTAEPLISVRVVETETKDESIPFTTTYRNSDNVWYYSQRVGQPGVNGTKQITYEVEYVNGREVGRTVVDSKVVSEPQNRIIERGTSRWPSGGRGAFRWPLNTGRITDRFGAFQSWRATRHSGVDIGAPAGTPIYAAASGTVVASTYNNSYGYMVVIRHSNGYFTLYAHMQARSSLSVGQSVSSGQMIGRVGSTGQSTGPHLHFETRRPASTWNQATPVDPLQFFNP from the coding sequence TTGAAGAAATCAGTTGCAGCAATACTTACAATCTTGAGTTTGTTTGCTTTTTTTGTTTTGGCAGGTTATTTTTACTATCAGCCGGGTTTTGTCTATGCTGTCAGCGTCAATGGCCAGGATATCGGCGCTGTTTCCAATCCCGACGAATATACGGGCGTATTGGCGGAGCTTTTGGAGGTAGAAGAGGAAAAAACAGGCCTGAACCTGGGATTTGCTGAAGAAGTCAGCGCCCGCAGGGAGTTTCAACTGCAGCCGGAACCCGATGCGGAACAGGTGGAGGCCCGCCTAAAAAACTTAACAACTTTCAAAGCTACCAGCTGCGCTGTCCTCATTGATGGTGAAGTGCGTTTTTTTGTTGATACGGAGGATACGGCGCAATTAGCCTTGGAAACAGCAAAGGCCCAATTTGTCGGTAACGGCGACAATGTGCAAACCGTCTCTGTACAGGAAGACATTCGTTTTATCGAGCAGGTGGTGGACCCGGATCAGGTAATTGAAGCCGATCAGGCCGTTAGTTTGCTTATTCAGGGGCGAGAAACAGTCGATACCTACACTGTGCAAAGGGGCGACAATCTCTGGGCAATTTCCCGGTCAGCAAATGTGAGTGAAGCGTCGCTTAAGGAAGCTAATCCGGATTTAAAAGAAACTAATGTGGTTTATGAGGGTCAGGAATTGAACCTCGTTACTGCCGAACCGTTGATTTCAGTCCGGGTGGTGGAGACGGAGACTAAAGATGAGTCAATACCTTTCACAACGACCTACAGAAATTCGGACAATGTTTGGTATTATTCTCAACGGGTCGGCCAGCCCGGCGTAAACGGAACCAAGCAGATAACTTATGAGGTTGAGTATGTCAACGGTCGCGAGGTTGGTCGGACAGTTGTCGACAGCAAAGTCGTTTCAGAACCACAAAATCGGATTATCGAGCGCGGCACTTCCCGCTGGCCTTCAGGTGGCCGCGGCGCGTTCCGCTGGCCTTTGAATACCGGCAGGATAACAGACCGTTTTGGGGCCTTTCAGTCTTGGCGCGCTACCCGTCACTCAGGGGTAGATATTGGCGCACCAGCGGGAACCCCGATTTATGCTGCTGCCTCCGGTACTGTAGTTGCTTCCACTTATAACAACTCGTACGGGTACATGGTTGTCATTCGTCATAGCAACGGATACTTTACTCTTTATGCCCATATGCAGGCCCGTTCGTCTTTGTCGGTGGGCCAAAGTGTCAGCTCAGGTCAGATGATTGGGCGTGTAGGCAGTACCGGGCAAAGCACGGGACCACATCTGCACTTTGAAACTCGGCGGCCCGCTTCAACTTGGAATCAAGCGACACCGGTTGATCCGCTACAATTTTTTAATCCATAG
- a CDS encoding response regulator transcription factor: MVKQSKILVVEDEKPIADILEYNLSKEGFEVKVAYAGDEAVEVALDYRPDLILLDIMLPGIDGLNVCRQVRQELDCPIIMLTAKDAEIDKVLGLELGADDYVTKPFSARELLARIKAHLRRRTQPIREARAEASDSDNELIIDRDFFTVKRGDQTVDLTQREFELLDFLASNAGKIYTREDLLQKVWGYDYFGDVRTVDVTIRRLRVKIEENPGNPQYILSRRGLGYYFKGS, encoded by the coding sequence ATGGTCAAACAGAGTAAAATTCTGGTTGTCGAGGACGAAAAGCCGATTGCCGACATACTGGAATACAATCTTAGCAAAGAGGGGTTCGAAGTAAAGGTTGCCTATGCCGGCGATGAAGCAGTAGAGGTTGCTTTGGATTATCGTCCCGATTTAATTCTTTTGGACATCATGCTACCTGGAATTGACGGTCTTAATGTCTGCCGCCAGGTCCGGCAGGAGCTGGACTGCCCAATAATCATGCTTACTGCTAAAGATGCTGAAATTGATAAGGTGCTGGGCTTAGAGCTGGGGGCAGATGATTATGTCACCAAACCCTTTAGCGCTCGCGAGCTTCTGGCGCGTATCAAGGCACACCTGCGCCGTCGAACACAACCGATTAGAGAGGCACGGGCTGAAGCCAGTGATTCCGACAATGAGCTGATTATAGACCGCGATTTTTTTACAGTTAAACGCGGTGATCAAACAGTGGACTTGACCCAGCGTGAGTTCGAACTTCTTGATTTTCTTGCCAGTAATGCAGGTAAAATATACACGAGAGAAGACTTGCTTCAGAAGGTCTGGGGTTATGATTACTTCGGCGATGTCCGTACTGTCGATGTGACAATTCGACGCTTACGCGTTAAGATTGAAGAAAATCCCGGCAATCCGCAGTATATTTTAAGTCGTCGGGGCTTGGGGTATTATTTTAAGGGGAGCTGA
- a CDS encoding cell wall metabolism sensor histidine kinase WalK: MALKSIQWKLVVIYILLLLFALELFGVYMLTSIENYYMTDLEEEVHGQVSVLSNLVMRYLMNPSELDGLTLLINEFSPLVGGDIYVLDKNGFVLAASPGLEESIERRLVQNEVVTALLGRPADSVRYKPGTNERHYFYAEPVVSGSSTLGALYVSVSLDLIDNTLSQMRRILVTGAILTLLVSALLGLNLATTITKPLQAITHQAEALKQGDFKQRIDIDAEDEIGRLAYTFNTLARQLELSWDEISQEKDKIEGILTNLSDGLLVFDHQGKVMHINSTACSWFGVNQAKMLKTGTIEDFPVLNQQSGLISLDNGMGLVLRQRRLPFLQSGKKQGTIVVLSDVTEQHRLDLMRQEFVANVSHELRTPLTTIKSYTEALLENPDEDQELRARFMQVIDSETDRMVRMVEDLLVLSRTEAGSEREFLIIPVDEILYQIVDQNRVQAENRGLEISTDIPKHLPLVRGDRDQLHRLFLNLINNAIKYTPGGGSIEVAAESRNNYLEVAVRDTGIGIPREAQTRIFERFYQVDKSRTRKGKGAGTGLGLSIAKQIVEAHGGTITINSEEGRGTEALVTLPIAARKRLPAGGYGRLKQNGED; encoded by the coding sequence ATGGCTTTGAAAAGCATCCAGTGGAAACTGGTAGTAATTTATATCCTATTACTCCTGTTTGCATTGGAGCTTTTTGGCGTTTATATGCTCACCTCGATAGAAAACTATTACATGACAGACCTTGAAGAAGAAGTGCATGGACAGGTGTCGGTGCTTTCCAATTTAGTTATGCGCTATTTGATGAACCCCAGCGAACTGGACGGCCTGACCCTGTTAATAAACGAATTTAGCCCCCTGGTGGGGGGGGATATTTACGTTCTGGACAAGAATGGATTTGTTCTGGCCGCTTCGCCGGGCCTGGAAGAATCAATTGAGCGTAGACTGGTCCAGAACGAAGTGGTTACTGCCTTATTGGGGCGTCCGGCTGATTCTGTCCGCTACAAACCAGGGACTAATGAACGGCATTATTTCTATGCCGAGCCCGTGGTCAGCGGAAGCAGCACGCTGGGGGCCCTCTATGTTTCTGTGTCATTGGATTTGATAGACAACACGCTGAGCCAAATGCGAAGAATTCTTGTGACTGGAGCAATTTTAACCCTGCTGGTTTCAGCTTTGTTGGGGCTGAACCTGGCTACAACCATAACCAAACCTTTACAGGCGATTACTCATCAGGCTGAAGCGCTTAAACAAGGGGATTTTAAGCAACGGATTGATATCGACGCCGAGGACGAAATCGGTCGCTTGGCCTATACCTTTAATACCCTCGCACGGCAGCTGGAACTGAGCTGGGATGAGATCAGTCAGGAAAAGGATAAGATTGAAGGAATCTTGACTAATCTCAGCGACGGTTTATTGGTCTTCGACCATCAGGGCAAAGTCATGCATATAAATTCCACCGCGTGCAGCTGGTTCGGCGTTAACCAAGCGAAAATGCTTAAAACAGGCACAATCGAAGACTTTCCGGTCCTAAACCAGCAATCCGGCCTGATTTCCCTGGATAATGGTATGGGGTTAGTGTTGCGTCAACGTCGTCTCCCTTTTCTACAGTCCGGCAAGAAGCAGGGCACGATTGTGGTGTTAAGCGATGTTACCGAGCAGCACCGGCTAGACCTCATGCGTCAGGAGTTCGTAGCTAATGTTTCCCATGAGCTGCGGACCCCGTTAACAACAATCAAGTCCTATACGGAGGCGTTATTGGAAAATCCTGACGAAGATCAGGAGCTGCGAGCTCGGTTCATGCAGGTGATTGACAGTGAGACAGACCGAATGGTCCGGATGGTTGAGGACTTATTGGTGTTGTCCCGGACAGAAGCAGGTAGTGAACGGGAGTTTTTAATTATACCGGTTGATGAAATTTTATATCAAATAGTGGATCAAAACCGGGTACAGGCGGAAAACCGGGGGTTGGAGATCAGTACTGACATCCCTAAACACCTGCCTTTGGTCCGCGGGGACCGGGACCAGCTGCATCGTCTGTTTCTCAATCTGATTAACAACGCGATTAAATACACCCCGGGCGGCGGCAGCATTGAAGTTGCCGCTGAGAGCAGAAATAATTATCTGGAAGTTGCTGTTCGGGATACAGGTATTGGTATCCCGAGGGAAGCGCAAACCAGAATCTTTGAACGTTTTTACCAGGTCGACAAATCAAGAACACGGAAGGGGAAAGGCGCCGGCACCGGTCTGGGACTGTCGATCGCCAAGCAGATAGTGGAGGCCCATGGGGGCACTATCACCATTAATAGCGAAGAGGGCAGGGGCACGGAAGCTTTAGTAACCCTGCCAATCGCGGCCCGTAAGCGATTGCCCGCAGGTGGTTATGGGAGGTTGAAGCAAAATGGAGAGGATTAA
- a CDS encoding UDP-N-acetylglucosamine 1-carboxyvinyltransferase, whose amino-acid sequence MDKLQIIGNTPLHGDVSIGGAKNAVVAIIPATILAQGECILENVPRLTDVLVQCEILEAMGAHIDWVDANILRVDTTDIKTAIVPEHLSAKLRASYYLMGALLGRFGRAVVGMPGGCKIGPRPIDQHLKGFQAMGCTYHLNQGLIELTADPLVGSHVYMDIITVGGTINIMLAAAGAEGVTVIENAAREPEIIDLANFLNQIGVVVKGAGTGTIKIAGSNERKGIRHNVIPDRIEAGTFMIAAAASGGDVVIKGLIPRHMEPLTAKLRETGSQVQEGDDWIRVTGNGVKAAADVKTLPYPGFPTDLQQPLSAFLATCSGTSVITENIFENRFRHVDELKRMGANIKVEGRVAVIEGVVQLRGAAVSAHDLRASSALVVAGLSARGETIVSGLNYLERGYQDFAGKLTALGARIKTI is encoded by the coding sequence GTGGATAAACTTCAGATTATTGGCAACACACCGCTTCATGGCGATGTTTCCATCGGTGGCGCCAAAAACGCAGTAGTGGCAATCATCCCAGCAACTATCCTGGCTCAAGGCGAATGCATTTTAGAGAATGTTCCCAGACTGACTGATGTCTTAGTCCAATGTGAGATTTTGGAAGCGATGGGCGCTCACATTGATTGGGTGGATGCAAATATTTTGCGAGTAGATACGACAGATATTAAAACCGCGATTGTGCCTGAGCATCTTTCGGCCAAACTCCGAGCGTCATATTACTTAATGGGCGCGCTCCTTGGTCGTTTTGGGCGTGCGGTCGTCGGCATGCCTGGCGGGTGCAAGATTGGACCCCGCCCGATTGATCAGCACCTCAAGGGGTTTCAGGCCATGGGATGCACTTATCACTTAAATCAAGGACTGATTGAACTTACGGCTGACCCGTTGGTTGGCAGCCATGTTTATATGGATATCATTACTGTTGGCGGAACGATCAACATCATGTTGGCGGCTGCTGGAGCCGAAGGCGTAACAGTTATTGAGAACGCTGCCCGGGAGCCGGAAATTATTGATCTGGCGAACTTTCTCAACCAAATCGGCGTTGTCGTAAAGGGCGCAGGAACGGGCACGATTAAAATAGCCGGAAGCAATGAGCGTAAGGGAATCAGGCATAATGTAATACCTGATCGGATTGAGGCCGGCACATTTATGATTGCGGCTGCGGCAAGTGGCGGCGATGTCGTTATCAAGGGGCTAATCCCCCGCCATATGGAGCCGCTAACCGCAAAGCTCAGGGAAACTGGCTCCCAGGTGCAAGAGGGAGACGATTGGATTCGGGTTACCGGCAATGGCGTCAAAGCGGCCGCGGATGTCAAGACTTTGCCGTATCCCGGGTTTCCCACCGATTTACAACAACCGCTTTCAGCTTTTCTAGCAACCTGCAGCGGAACCAGTGTTATAACAGAGAATATCTTTGAAAACCGGTTTCGGCATGTGGACGAACTAAAGCGCATGGGAGCGAATATTAAAGTGGAAGGGCGAGTTGCAGTTATTGAGGGTGTCGTCCAATTGCGCGGCGCTGCTGTCAGCGCCCATGATTTGCGGGCTAGTTCTGCGCTTGTTGTCGCTGGACTTTCTGCCCGCGGGGAAACAATTGTTTCTGGATTAAACTATCTTGAGCGGGGTTACCAGGATTTTGCGGGCAAGCTTACTGCGCTTGGCGCCCGAATTAAAACGATATAA